One region of Haloprofundus salilacus genomic DNA includes:
- a CDS encoding ABC transporter permease, with protein sequence MVAPRTWRNLRRELRSSMLAKIGIVLVLAIIFVAMFAPFIAPYDPYQQDLANSQVPPLGFSTTENETRSEMVNGSIQVVEEEVTVNATMAHPLGTDALGRDMLSRTIYGARTSLLVGLFGTLLAVLIGVTVGLAAGYYGGRVDDGLMRMSDIMLAFPSLVLAIALIGLFGGVTMRIPDPFVAVGLAPEMPPNIVLPGTVVLVVALVNWVWFARVARGEALSLRSEEYVKAARALGASDRSIVFRHILPNSITPILVLATIQVAAIILLESSLSYLGFSGANLSWGLDIAQGRDYLASAWWIASIPGVAIVFAVIGVNLVGDWLRDALDPGIEGEGGV encoded by the coding sequence ATGGTCGCTCCACGCACATGGCGGAACCTCCGCCGCGAACTCCGCAGCAGCATGCTTGCCAAAATCGGTATCGTGCTCGTCCTAGCCATCATCTTCGTGGCGATGTTTGCGCCGTTCATCGCGCCCTACGACCCGTATCAACAGGACTTGGCCAACTCGCAAGTGCCGCCGCTTGGGTTCAGCACGACCGAAAACGAGACGCGCTCGGAGATGGTCAACGGCAGCATCCAGGTCGTCGAAGAGGAGGTAACGGTGAACGCGACGATGGCTCACCCGCTCGGTACCGACGCGCTCGGCCGCGACATGCTCTCGCGGACTATCTACGGCGCGCGCACGTCGCTGCTCGTCGGCCTGTTCGGCACGCTGTTGGCGGTGCTCATCGGCGTCACCGTCGGTCTCGCCGCCGGCTACTACGGCGGCCGCGTCGACGACGGCCTGATGCGGATGTCGGACATCATGTTAGCGTTCCCGTCACTGGTGCTCGCCATCGCGCTCATCGGCCTGTTCGGCGGAGTGACGATGCGGATACCCGACCCGTTCGTCGCCGTCGGACTCGCCCCCGAGATGCCGCCGAACATCGTGTTGCCGGGGACCGTCGTCCTCGTCGTCGCGCTGGTGAACTGGGTGTGGTTCGCCCGCGTCGCCCGCGGCGAGGCGCTCAGCCTCCGCAGCGAGGAGTACGTAAAAGCCGCCCGCGCGCTCGGCGCGAGCGACCGCTCCATCGTGTTCCGTCACATCCTCCCCAACAGCATCACCCCCATTCTGGTGCTGGCAACGATCCAGGTCGCCGCCATCATCCTCCTGGAGAGTTCGCTGTCGTACCTCGGCTTCTCGGGGGCGAACCTCTCGTGGGGACTCGACATCGCACAGGGCCGTGACTACCTGGCGTCGGCGTGGTGGATCGCGTCGATTCCTGGCGTCGCCATAGTCTTCGCCGTCATCGGGGTCAAC
- a CDS encoding ABC transporter permease produces the protein MSFAQFIIKRSLQGIFVVWGVVTVVFLLRFSTPGDPVNFIAPLDASPELRQRIAEELGLNQPLYVQYLDYLAGLLAGDMGYSYISGTEAATRIFARVPATVELAVAATVVAIVISIPLGVVSATRRNEPADYVATTFSLTGISTPNFWLGIMLVLVFAVQLNFLPTSRRPIGFAPAMGYLFSGNSAGIILWLQHITLPAITLGTYFTALVTRLTRSGMLDELGKSYVDAARAKGLPETLVRYKHALRNTLIPVITVLGLQLGTLIGGAVITEAVFAWPGLGTLVINSINTRDWPLIQGCLIVIGSSFVLVNIVVDALYAYVNPQVVYD, from the coding sequence ATGTCATTTGCACAATTCATAATCAAGCGGAGCCTACAGGGAATATTCGTCGTCTGGGGTGTCGTGACGGTGGTGTTTCTCTTGCGGTTCTCCACGCCGGGCGATCCCGTCAACTTCATCGCCCCCTTGGACGCCAGTCCGGAGCTTCGGCAACGCATCGCCGAGGAACTTGGACTGAACCAACCGCTGTACGTCCAGTATCTCGACTATCTCGCCGGTTTGCTCGCCGGTGACATGGGTTATTCGTACATCTCCGGGACGGAGGCGGCGACGCGCATCTTCGCTCGCGTCCCGGCGACAGTCGAACTTGCCGTCGCCGCGACGGTCGTCGCCATCGTCATCTCGATCCCGCTCGGCGTCGTCAGCGCGACGCGGCGAAACGAACCGGCCGACTACGTCGCGACGACGTTCTCGCTCACGGGAATCAGCACGCCGAACTTCTGGCTCGGCATCATGCTCGTCCTCGTGTTCGCGGTGCAGTTGAACTTCTTGCCGACGAGTCGCCGACCGATCGGGTTCGCTCCGGCGATGGGGTACCTGTTCAGCGGTAACTCTGCCGGAATCATCCTCTGGCTGCAGCACATCACGCTTCCGGCGATCACGCTCGGAACGTACTTCACGGCGCTCGTGACGCGCCTCACGCGGAGCGGGATGCTCGACGAACTCGGCAAGAGCTACGTTGACGCCGCCCGAGCGAAGGGCCTCCCCGAGACGCTCGTGCGCTACAAGCACGCACTCCGGAACACGCTCATCCCGGTCATCACCGTCCTCGGTCTCCAGCTGGGGACGCTCATCGGCGGCGCGGTCATCACCGAAGCGGTGTTCGCGTGGCCCGGACTCGGGACACTCGTCATCAACAGCATCAACACTCGCGACTGGCCGCTCATCCAGGGCTGTCTCATCGTCATCGGGTCGAGCTTCGTCCTCGTGAACATCGTCGTCGACGCGCTGTACGCGTACGTCAACCCACAGGTGGTGTACGACTGA